CAGGTCGTTCCGGTCAAAAAGGCGATCGGGGAGACCTCCGCGAAGAACGTGATCGCGTCCCCAAGAAGTGTCACGACGATGGCGGCCGTCGTGAGGATCGACAGCAATGCACAGGTGAAAAAGACCGCCCGATAGACGAATTCGCGGGTGTTCTGTCCGCTCCGCCGCGAGAGATCCGGGGCCGTGGCGTCGCTCATCGGCGCTCACCCCCCGTCGGGAACGCCCTCGTTCGACACGCCCCGACGTCCGATCGGATCATGCGACCTCCTCCAGGGCCGCATCCAGGCGGTCGAGATTCGCTTGCTTTTCCTCCTCGGTGATCGGGACGTAGCCGACCTCCGAGACGAGATCGGTCGCCGACTTCTCGATGAAGTACCGGACGAACTTCTCGACGGCCGGATCCGCGAGCGCCTCCTTTGCGGCGTAGGTAAAGAGTGACCGCGAGAGGGGCTGATATCTGCCTGATTTCGCCGTCTCGAGCGAGGGTTCTACGCAGGTCCCGTCGCCGTCGTCGATGGCCAGTGCCTTGATAGAATCGGGATTCTCGCTGTAGTAGGCGAACCCGAAATAGCCGATCGCGTAGGGCGATCCCCGGACACCTCGGACGATGGTCCGGTCTTTCTCGGTCGCCGAGTAATCGTTGCGGTGGTTGGCGTCCTCGCCGATGACGGTCTCGCGGAAGTAATCGAATGTGCCGCTGACCGTCGCCGCCCCGTAGAACTCGAAGGGCTCGTCGGGCCAGTCTTCTCGAACGTCGCTCCAGCGCTCGGCCCCGCCCGTCTGCCAGATCTGTCTGAGCTCGTCGATCGTCACGCAGTCGACCCAGTCGGCCTCGGGGTTGACGACGACCGTCAGCGCGTCCGTCCCGACGGTGAATTCGATCGGCTCGATCCCGTTGTCGCTACACTGGGTCTGTTCGTCCTCGGCGATGGATCGGCTGGCGTTGTTCAGATCGGTCATCCCCGGACAGAAGAAGTTCGAGAACCCCCCGCCGCTGCCGGTCTGGCTGACAGAGACGTTGATGTCCGGGTTCTCTTGGACGAAGTCCGAGGCGACCGCCTCCGCGATGGGAAAGACGGTGCTGCTTCCGGCGATGTTCACTTCCTTCGGTTCGCTACTGGCCGCCCGCGTACAGCCGGCGAGACCGATCGCGCCCGTCACCCCGGTCGCGGCCAAGAAATCGCGCCTGGATACGGAGCGGGGCGCCCACCCCGATGAGTCTCTCGACATCATCCGTCTCTGGCCGTCTCCACACTAAATATCCTACTATTACTACTATATATTGCTAAATACCGAGGGCGGGCTGGCGGGACTTCGGCGGTCGGTTCCCCATCCAGTCGTCGACCCGACGGTGAGAGACCCGCTAGGCGACCCCACCGGTCCCGCCCGATTAGCGTTATTGGCGTCCACCGACACGAGCTATATATTCATAGCCAGATTTACCTTCCTCGATGGAGACGAGAGGATATGGACACCAGGAAGGTGCAGGTGACCGGCGGGTCGACTTTCACCGTCTCGATCCCCAAGGAGTGGGCGACCGACAGCGGCGTCGAGGCCGGCACGGAAGTCGCCTTCTACCCGGATGGCGATTCGTTGTTGCTCTCGCCACGCGGGGACGACGAGGTCGTCGAGGGGACCCTCGACATCGGCGATCTCCACGGACGGGACCTCACGCGGGCGGTCGTGACGATGTACGTCAGCGGCTTCGACGTCATCCGCCTCGAGACGGGACAGGTCACCGCCGAACAGCGCCGCAGCGTCCGGGATGCCACACAAGGGCTCGTGGGACTGGAGGTCGTCGAGGAGACGGGCGAACACGTCGTCCTCCAGGACCTGCTGGATTCGGGCCAGCTCTCGGTTCACAACGCGGTCACACGGATGCGCCTGATCGCGACCACGATGCTCGCGGACGCGGTACGCGCGCTGATCGAGGACGACGACGACCTGGCCGCGGACGTCATCGAGCGCGACGACGACGTCGACCGGCTGTGGTTCATGGTCTCACGGGTTTTCCGTTCCACGCTGCGAAACCCCGGCGCCGCAGCCGAGATCGGGCTCGGTCGCGAGGCGTGTTTCGACTATCACTCGAGCGCGCGCCAACTAGAACGGATCGCCGATCACTCCGCGAAGATCGCCACCATCGCGCTCGACCTCGGGACGGTCCCCGAGGACGTCGGGGCGGGACTCGACGCGCTCCACGAGGACGCGATTGCGGTCGTCGAGCGGTCGATGGACGCCTTCCTGGAGGAGGACAGTTCGCGGGCGACCCGGCTTGCGAACCAGGCCCGCGAGGACGTCGAGGCGATCGACGAACACACCAGAAACGCCGACGAACGCATCAGGAACCTCGACGACGCCCATCAGGCGCAGTTTCTCGGGCTCGTCATCGATTCGCTCTCACGAACCGCCG
The DNA window shown above is from Halalkalicoccus jeotgali B3 and carries:
- a CDS encoding phosphate ABC transporter substrate-binding protein PstS family protein, translated to MSRDSSGWAPRSVSRRDFLAATGVTGAIGLAGCTRAASSEPKEVNIAGSSTVFPIAEAVASDFVQENPDINVSVSQTGSGGGFSNFFCPGMTDLNNASRSIAEDEQTQCSDNGIEPIEFTVGTDALTVVVNPEADWVDCVTIDELRQIWQTGGAERWSDVREDWPDEPFEFYGAATVSGTFDYFRETVIGEDANHRNDYSATEKDRTIVRGVRGSPYAIGYFGFAYYSENPDSIKALAIDDGDGTCVEPSLETAKSGRYQPLSRSLFTYAAKEALADPAVEKFVRYFIEKSATDLVSEVGYVPITEEEKQANLDRLDAALEEVA
- a CDS encoding phosphate uptake regulator PhoU — protein: MDTRKVQVTGGSTFTVSIPKEWATDSGVEAGTEVAFYPDGDSLLLSPRGDDEVVEGTLDIGDLHGRDLTRAVVTMYVSGFDVIRLETGQVTAEQRRSVRDATQGLVGLEVVEETGEHVVLQDLLDSGQLSVHNAVTRMRLIATTMLADAVRALIEDDDDLAADVIERDDDVDRLWFMVSRVFRSTLRNPGAAAEIGLGREACFDYHSSARQLERIADHSAKIATIALDLGTVPEDVGAGLDALHEDAIAVVERSMDAFLEEDSSRATRLANQAREDVEAIDEHTRNADERIRNLDDAHQAQFLGLVIDSLSRTADYGGNIAETALQKAAPRP